The region CTGACTGTCTTGATTCTCATTCTCCTCCTCAGCCAGCCAACATGGGGTCACAGTGTCAGATGAGTATGGGAGACACAAGGTTTGAATCCCtgttctgccacagaagcttgctaggtgaccttgggcaaatCAGACACACCCACCGGTCAGGTGGGGAAGATGTGAAGAAAGCAGAAATCCCTGCCATTAGTCAAACGTCACCATATTTAGCTTTGGCAGGACTGTACCACAGGGTCACAAAAAGAAGTGCACCAGACCTAACTCCTCTGTTTTTAGAATTTCAGCTTTTGAATAGGCTGTGTGCCAGGTTTTAACAGGGATGCAGTGGTGCCAAACATTTACCCTGTTTTGCAAAAAGACTCTTATCtcacctcttccccctccccccccccaatcttcttTTTAAACAACCAAACACTGTAATTTTTCAAAGCCAGACCAAACCTTTCCAGAAGGGTAGAAATGCAGCACACCAGGCTGGAAGCTCTCTGAGTCATAGGCAAGGCTATCAGCGTAATTTCGTTAGAAAGCACCCTGATCAGTAACATACAGCCAGGCCCTGCAACAATAGAGGTGAGACAGAAGACAGAGCAGCAGCCTGACTCCTGCGGAGACCACACTGAAAGGAGGCCAGTGACTTCCATTGTGATTGCTGCCCTTGAatgagcgtgtgtgtgtgtgtgcagatgtGCACAAGCACTGCCTCCTGCACACCCCTTTTGTCGTCTTgcttcctttctccccttctgAAGCCCAAGAAGGGGCTAGAACAAGAGCCGACAGCGTCAGAGatgttgtggggaggggtgggtgggacaaGCCTCCTCTTCTGCAGTTCATTTCAAAAAGCAGAGGGAGGCTTGGTCTTTCCTCAGCCAGGAGAGACAGAGCGAGCAGTATAGAGCTCAGCAAGCAGGCGCTGCGTGACTCTCAACTTTCCCAGGAAGGAAGAGCAGAAGAAACTTCGCGGTCTGTTTGCAGCCCGTGATGCTCCTCTGATCAGGAGTGTCTGGATGCAGGAGAAGACGGACAAAGGACCAGAGAGAGCCCTGCGAGGGAGGCGGATGCTGTAGGTTGTCGCTATGGATAGGAGGGAGCGGTGCTGCAATTTAGCAGTTTGCTAGCAGCCGGAGCGGTTTCCCAGCACAGCTGAAAGAGCAGATGCTCCTGCTGGCAGAATCCCAGTATGGAAGCAATGCTGGATACTGAGCCTCAGcttctctctccctgcccttCCAACGGCACTTCTGGGCCAGGCACCCATGGGGGCTTCTGATCTGTGAACCTTCAGCATCCTGCAAAACTGAGGAGGTGGGCTGCACATCCCATCTGGACCTATCAGGCCATCCACCCCCCTCGATGACTGTGGCCACCATGGGTAGCCATGAGGGCTACACGATCCAAGCCACCGCTGCCATCGCTGCAGTCATTACCTTCCTCATTCTCTTTACCATCTTCGGCAACATCCTGGTGATCATCGCCGTGCTGACCAGCAGGTCTCTGAGAGCCCCACAGAACCTCTTCCTGGTATCTCTGGCAGCTGCGgacatactggtggcaaccctcATTATTCCCTTCTCTCTCGCCAATGAACTGATGGGCTATTGGTACTTCAGCAGGACCTGGTGCAAGGCCTATCTGGCACTGGATGTCCTCTTCTGCACTGCCTCCATCGTACATCTCTGTGCCATCAGTCTGGACCGCTACTGGTCCGTCAGCCGGGCAATTGAGTACAATTCCAAGAGGACTCCAAGGAGAATCAAGTGCACCATTCTTGTTGTGTGGTTGATTGCTGCTGTCATCTCTCTGCCTCCACTGGTCGTCAACGAAAACCCAAacaatgcaaaagaagaagaaaggaagtgtGAACTGAATGAGGAGCCATGGTATATAATTTCCTCCAGCACCTGCTCCTTTTTTGCCCCCTGTGTCATTATGATCTTGGTGTATCTCAGGATCTACTTCATAGCTAAACGTCGAAGCAGGCAGGGGCCTAGAGCAAAGAAGACTAAGGTAAAAGTGGATGAAGGGCTTCCTCAGATTGTCACTGGCCCATCCAATGAAACATCTCCCAAACAGAACCAGAACCAAACAGAAAGGGAACTCAATGGGCATCAGTTACCTATCCAAGAAGGGGACCAACTAGACAGCCATATTCCCTCCCTAAGAAGGATTTCTCTCGTGAGCCAGGAGGGAAAACCCCTCCAGTCAGCAACTGCCCCCAGCCCTTCTGAGCCCCAGTTAGAGAAGAAACCATCTTCAGGATCCAGTCCATTGGAGGGCTCTCCTCATAACAGCCTGAAGCAGAGTAATGGTACGCCACAAAGCTCACCGAAGGGTATGGACACATTGGCCACGGCCAAAGGCGAGGTTGTGCTGGTGAGGAGGGCTCTCAGCGCCAacccttggaagaagaagacacaCCTGAACAGAGAGAAGAGGTTTACTTTTGTTCTTGCTGTGGTGATTGGGGTCTTTGTCATTTGTTGGTTCCCTTTTTTCTTCCTTTACAGCCTCAGGGCCATCTGCCCCGTGAAGCATTGTCAAATCCCAGACAGCACGTTCACGTTTTTCTTCTGGATTGGCTACTGTAATAGCTCCTTGAACCCTGTCATATACACCATCTTCAACCAGGACTTTCGAAAGGCATTCCGGAAGATTCTTTGTAGGCAGTGGACTCAGACTGCCTGGTGAGATTTTGAGATAGAAAGTGACTGAGAACAATTAGGAGAGCTTGAAAGAACTTATCATGCTATTTAAACAAACTTACCTGTTTATTTGTTGGCTTTTGTGTTTGCAAAAAAAAGGGCAGTGAGGTGAGTGTTTCCAGAATGTTCATTTTGGTTCAGTTttaatatatgatttttttttctgtcaaaagacacccccctcccccccaaaaaaagactgtGTGCCAATGACAAAAACTTTCTAGGTTATTTGATTAATCAAAttgatttttttcctttcaaatctTGTGGCACAAGGTGAGTGTGACCTAGGGTGCCACCTTTGCCGGTAGCCCAGCCCCTGTGCCTTAGCAGTAGCATGATATACAGATGCTAGCAAAGGGAAATATATTCTTCATGCCATGGCAAAAGTGTCACATGCTGATTCTTGAATATCAAGCTGCAGTTTAAAGGTACAAGAGCTGGGAAGACTGTTTTTCTCTGGACAGGTGGCATTCCTCATGTGAACTGCCATCCAGGAAAGTCACCCCCTGAAAATCTGTCTGAGCTCAGGCCTAAAGCCAAGCCATTGGGGAATACCTTGACATCTATCAGCGGGAAGCAAGCCAAGTGTCTATTTCTCTCACTGCTTGGGAGCCTGGGACTAAAAATTCTTGGTGTAGGTTTTGTACTAGGATTGCCATTTGGACTGGTggtcggggtggggggtggggagcctggcctgtttttgtcttttaaaagcaGCCTGATCAACTGCAACCAAAAGGTGAAGCTTCCCAGGGTAAATTGCTATCCCCAGCTAACTGCAGACACATGAAACTGCTGCTAGATTCACAGGGGCTGGCACAAATTCTTTTCCACTCCACTCcatccagattgctggggggtTTCCAAAAGGAGATGTTTGGCTAGTGTTAAACTTTTGCTGTTGTGCACATCTTGTCCAAATATTggcaacttttaaaaatgtgctaTGGTtgtgacttctttttaaaagaaaaaaaactagcCCTTCTCTTGTGCCTTTAA is a window of Heteronotia binoei isolate CCM8104 ecotype False Entrance Well chromosome 12, APGP_CSIRO_Hbin_v1, whole genome shotgun sequence DNA encoding:
- the ADRA2B gene encoding alpha-2B adrenergic receptor is translated as MTVATMGSHEGYTIQATAAIAAVITFLILFTIFGNILVIIAVLTSRSLRAPQNLFLVSLAAADILVATLIIPFSLANELMGYWYFSRTWCKAYLALDVLFCTASIVHLCAISLDRYWSVSRAIEYNSKRTPRRIKCTILVVWLIAAVISLPPLVVNENPNNAKEEERKCELNEEPWYIISSSTCSFFAPCVIMILVYLRIYFIAKRRSRQGPRAKKTKVKVDEGLPQIVTGPSNETSPKQNQNQTERELNGHQLPIQEGDQLDSHIPSLRRISLVSQEGKPLQSATAPSPSEPQLEKKPSSGSSPLEGSPHNSLKQSNGTPQSSPKGMDTLATAKGEVVLVRRALSANPWKKKTHLNREKRFTFVLAVVIGVFVICWFPFFFLYSLRAICPVKHCQIPDSTFTFFFWIGYCNSSLNPVIYTIFNQDFRKAFRKILCRQWTQTAW